A part of Leptolyngbyaceae cyanobacterium genomic DNA contains:
- a CDS encoding vitamin K epoxide reductase family protein, with the protein MSRRRSTPWIHRWSRPLIGAIAGLGILDTIYLTLVEWGVIKEALCPTTGIINCNAVLSSSYAKFFGVPLSLLGFFAYLGMAVLALSPLLVNPEEKKGLRSQLENWTWLAMFALATAMLFFSGYLFYLMAFVIKAFCLYCLLSTLTSIAIFVVVLIGRTWEDIGQLLFTGIVVGMVSLIGILGVYATAAKPPTAGGGGTTSAGGEVGLPVKNTSGPAEIALARHLTQVGAKEYGAFWCPHCHDQKELFGKEAFVLLDYVECDPRGKNARPNLCQTAKIEGYPTWEINGKLYPGVQNLNKLADLTGYQGPRNFKNSLPGS; encoded by the coding sequence ATGAGTCGCCGACGTTCTACCCCTTGGATTCATCGCTGGTCACGACCCCTGATCGGTGCGATCGCAGGTTTAGGTATCCTAGACACAATTTACTTAACTCTGGTGGAATGGGGAGTCATCAAAGAAGCCCTCTGCCCCACCACTGGGATCATCAACTGCAATGCCGTCCTATCGAGTTCTTATGCTAAGTTCTTTGGCGTGCCATTATCGCTGTTAGGATTTTTTGCTTATCTTGGCATGGCCGTTCTAGCATTAAGTCCTCTTTTAGTTAATCCTGAAGAAAAGAAAGGCTTGCGTTCTCAGTTGGAAAACTGGACTTGGTTAGCCATGTTTGCCCTGGCAACCGCAATGCTGTTCTTCAGCGGCTATCTGTTTTATTTAATGGCTTTTGTAATCAAAGCATTTTGTCTCTACTGTCTGCTGTCAACCCTCACCTCAATTGCCATCTTTGTAGTAGTCTTAATTGGCCGCACTTGGGAAGACATCGGCCAGTTACTCTTTACTGGCATTGTAGTGGGAATGGTATCCCTGATCGGTATATTGGGCGTTTATGCTACAGCTGCTAAACCACCTACTGCTGGTGGGGGTGGAACAACTAGTGCTGGTGGAGAAGTTGGTCTTCCCGTCAAAAACACATCTGGCCCAGCAGAAATTGCTTTAGCACGTCATCTTACCCAAGTCGGTGCAAAAGAATACGGTGCTTTCTGGTGTCCTCACTGCCACGACCAAAAAGAGTTATTTGGCAAAGAAGCATTTGTTCTATTAGATTACGTTGAGTGCGATCCCAGAGGGAAAAATGCTCGACCGAACCTTTGTCAAACAGCTAAAATCGAAGGTTATCCAACTTGGGAAATCAATGGTAAGCTGTACCCGGGCGTTCAAAATTTGAATAAACTGGCTGATTTAACTGGCTATCAAGGGCCACGCAATTTTAAGAATTCTCTTCCTGGAAGTTAG
- a CDS encoding alkaline phosphatase family protein — protein sequence MKNPVIAIGLDAADPVLLEKWMSQGHLKNLRRLREQGAYTHLDTFDYYRAETPWTTFLTGCPPQKTGYWAPVKLREGTYEVEEINAYDFQEFAPFYALGKDYRVAVFDMPQSTLSKQVNGVQVLAWGAHSPLTPSHSQPTELLDELINQYGEHPTLNKDNANTLDVDALIRLKEQMEIGIKRRAEICQDLLQRENWDLFLTIFGETHSAGHYLWHLSEIADHPLYQSVGAKYQGDPLLEIFEAIDNAIGDILSKAPENANVIVFAAHGMGSNVMDLPSMLFLPELLYRFSLPGKFGLAKGELGTTPKPPITGEKAKKCWLRTVWNLKYDSNPLKMFLRANLPLKVFNILESTVFGGRAKPDLISPFELVEQSDPQYFQPALWYKPFWSQMKAFALPSYSEGYIRINLQGREPNGVVAPSEYHAVCDELCEMLYRLKDARTGRLMVDKIMRTRQNPTDNDPKLPDADLVIIWQEDYATDVVDSPDVGRIGPVPYHRTGSHRARGFFAAKGPDFPAGADLPVGHALDLAPTILALMDAPIPNHCEGKPILQRAVMSAI from the coding sequence ATGAAAAATCCGGTTATTGCCATTGGCTTGGATGCAGCAGACCCAGTTTTGCTTGAAAAATGGATGTCTCAGGGGCATTTGAAAAACTTGAGACGTTTGAGAGAACAAGGTGCTTATACTCACTTAGATACTTTTGATTACTACAGAGCAGAAACACCGTGGACAACTTTTTTAACAGGTTGCCCGCCGCAAAAAACAGGCTATTGGGCACCTGTAAAATTGCGCGAAGGTACTTATGAAGTAGAAGAAATTAATGCCTACGATTTTCAAGAATTTGCACCATTTTATGCGTTGGGCAAAGATTACCGGGTAGCTGTATTTGATATGCCTCAATCTACGCTATCCAAGCAAGTCAATGGCGTGCAAGTTTTGGCTTGGGGCGCTCATTCTCCACTCACTCCCAGTCATTCTCAACCGACAGAGCTTTTAGATGAATTAATTAATCAATATGGGGAACACCCGACACTAAATAAAGATAATGCCAACACTCTCGATGTAGATGCTTTAATCCGTCTTAAGGAACAGATGGAAATTGGCATTAAAAGAAGGGCAGAAATTTGTCAGGATTTACTGCAAAGGGAAAATTGGGATTTATTTTTAACTATTTTTGGGGAAACTCATTCAGCAGGTCATTATTTGTGGCATTTGAGCGAGATTGCCGATCATCCGCTTTATCAGTCGGTAGGAGCGAAATATCAAGGCGATCCGCTACTAGAAATTTTTGAAGCGATCGATAATGCGATCGGCGACATCCTCAGTAAAGCGCCCGAAAATGCTAACGTGATAGTTTTTGCGGCTCACGGTATGGGTTCCAACGTGATGGATTTGCCCAGTATGCTGTTTTTACCAGAGCTACTTTATCGATTTAGTTTACCAGGTAAGTTTGGATTGGCAAAAGGTGAATTGGGAACTACTCCCAAACCGCCAATAACTGGTGAAAAGGCTAAGAAGTGTTGGTTGAGAACTGTTTGGAATCTCAAATACGATTCTAATCCGCTCAAAATGTTTTTGAGAGCGAATTTGCCTCTAAAAGTTTTTAATATCCTCGAATCTACCGTATTTGGCGGTCGTGCGAAACCCGATCTGATTTCGCCTTTCGAGTTAGTCGAACAATCAGATCCTCAGTACTTCCAGCCAGCGCTGTGGTATAAACCATTTTGGTCGCAAATGAAGGCTTTCGCCCTACCTAGCTATTCGGAAGGTTACATCCGAATTAACCTGCAAGGACGGGAACCTAATGGAGTAGTTGCACCATCTGAATATCATGCGGTTTGTGACGAATTGTGCGAGATGCTTTACCGTCTGAAAGATGCTCGCACGGGCAGATTGATGGTAGACAAAATTATGCGTACTCGCCAAAATCCTACCGATAATGACCCGAAATTGCCTGATGCCGATTTGGTGATTATTTGGCAAGAAGACTATGCAACTGATGTGGTGGATAGCCCGGATGTGGGACGCATCGGGCCAGTGCCTTACCATCGCACGGGAAGCCATCGCGCCAGGGGATTTTTCGCGGCCAAAGGGCCAGATTTTCCGGCTGGTGCTGATTTACCAGTGGGTCATGCTTTAGATTTAGCTCCTACGATTCTGGCATTGATGGACGCGCCTATTCCCAATCATTGTGAAGGGAAGCCGATATTGCAAAGAGCGGTGATGTCAGCAATTTGA
- a CDS encoding acyltransferase produces MNTQKKFSKARWLDLKETLVINIAGWIPFSIGRALRKTFYRAIFRKFGTSVRIEPDVEFQVAHRIQIGNRVVCDRNVRIRCFGKNSQIYLKDGVFLDRGVDIKAHISAEIEIGENTYIGPYTCLSGDHIKIGKYCLIASHSAIYANNHNFADPTRYIQEQGNNYKGIAIEDDCWLGSGVRVLDGVTIGKGSVIGAGAVVTKDIPPYSIAVGVPAKVIGHRDSIKHSSEEPNFLPMQESLKEAVSLGMVKPNLS; encoded by the coding sequence ATGAATACTCAAAAAAAGTTTTCTAAGGCTAGGTGGTTAGATTTAAAAGAAACTTTAGTAATTAATATAGCGGGATGGATACCATTTTCGATCGGTAGAGCATTACGAAAAACCTTTTATCGGGCAATTTTTAGAAAATTCGGTACTTCTGTCCGCATCGAACCAGACGTTGAATTTCAAGTCGCCCATAGAATCCAAATTGGCAATCGGGTTGTTTGCGATCGCAACGTGCGGATCAGATGCTTTGGTAAAAACAGTCAAATTTATCTGAAAGATGGCGTATTTCTCGATCGCGGCGTGGATATCAAAGCTCATATTAGTGCTGAGATTGAAATTGGCGAAAACACTTACATTGGCCCGTATACTTGCTTGTCTGGTGACCATATCAAAATCGGCAAGTACTGTTTAATCGCATCTCATTCAGCTATTTATGCCAATAATCATAACTTTGCCGATCCCACTCGTTATATCCAAGAACAAGGAAATAATTACAAGGGAATTGCGATCGAAGATGATTGTTGGTTAGGCAGTGGGGTGAGAGTTTTAGATGGAGTCACTATTGGTAAAGGTAGCGTAATCGGAGCCGGAGCAGTTGTGACCAAAGATATTCCGCCCTATTCAATAGCTGTTGGCGTGCCTGCTAAAGTAATCGGTCACCGAGATAGTATTAAGCACTCATCCGAAGAGCCAAATTTTTTGCCAATGCAGGAGTCTTTAAAAGAGGCTGTTTCACTAGGGATGGTTAAACCTAATTTATCTTGA
- a CDS encoding glycosyltransferase, translating into MIATITHKKPRICIALPGINYLSYSPYVLSTLPVVQYLEKNFDVTVVYRKILENKALDYKYLTILNEDQMSEKEKRNNQGYFSPPNYISLLKYQDKLDKFARKHAKDFDLIMEKEWPYLGAFSHAFSKYNVPTVLLAEAVYKFEERSQPFWQGNPLKKAMSIGIGQWRLHLRKQWGNEAGSIIVETEQLKEFLLDGGYANPKTPIYSIPYGVNSDRFYPRDRDFCREQLGISKDRFVLTYVGSLNRFIQEPSPIIEALGLEKPQNVVLHIVGDGGKRKELEDIARKFNAPAIFHGRVEQQEAALYIGASNICIAPYNKDLFPERKFTTASLKVCEYLGCGRPVLTIPCERMQHLLDGGQYGFLVENTVDDYRKFFRNLPNLEIFMKKEAALLRDIDNSMIRKKKIVLSWEDIAGMHQQVINETLSEKFSLVR; encoded by the coding sequence ATGATCGCGACAATTACTCATAAAAAACCACGTATTTGCATTGCTTTGCCAGGGATAAACTACTTATCCTATTCTCCCTACGTATTAAGTACTCTACCAGTAGTTCAATATTTAGAAAAAAATTTTGATGTAACGGTTGTATATCGAAAAATCTTGGAAAATAAGGCACTTGATTATAAGTACTTAACTATTCTTAATGAAGATCAGATGTCAGAGAAAGAAAAAAGAAATAATCAAGGCTATTTCTCTCCTCCTAACTACATTAGTTTGCTCAAATATCAAGATAAATTAGATAAATTTGCTCGGAAGCACGCCAAAGATTTTGATTTAATTATGGAAAAAGAATGGCCCTATTTGGGAGCTTTTTCTCACGCTTTTAGCAAGTATAACGTGCCAACAGTATTACTGGCTGAAGCTGTATATAAATTTGAAGAAAGGTCTCAACCTTTTTGGCAAGGTAATCCGCTGAAGAAAGCGATGAGTATCGGTATCGGTCAATGGCGGTTACATCTTAGAAAGCAATGGGGTAACGAAGCAGGCAGCATTATCGTAGAAACAGAGCAATTAAAAGAATTTTTGCTTGACGGCGGTTATGCTAATCCCAAAACACCCATTTATTCAATTCCTTACGGTGTTAATTCAGACCGTTTTTATCCTCGCGATCGCGATTTTTGTCGCGAGCAATTAGGTATTAGTAAAGATCGGTTCGTCTTAACTTACGTTGGTTCGTTAAATCGTTTTATCCAAGAACCAAGCCCGATTATTGAAGCATTAGGATTGGAAAAGCCTCAAAATGTAGTTCTGCATATAGTTGGAGATGGCGGCAAGCGCAAGGAATTGGAAGATATTGCGAGAAAATTTAACGCCCCTGCGATCTTTCATGGCAGGGTAGAACAGCAAGAAGCTGCTCTCTACATTGGAGCATCTAACATATGTATTGCTCCTTACAACAAAGATTTATTCCCCGAACGGAAGTTTACTACCGCTAGTCTCAAGGTTTGCGAATATTTGGGTTGCGGTCGTCCCGTTCTGACTATTCCCTGCGAAAGAATGCAGCATTTACTTGATGGTGGACAATATGGATTTTTGGTGGAAAATACGGTTGATGACTACAGAAAATTTTTCCGTAACCTGCCGAATTTAGAAATATTTATGAAAAAGGAGGCTGCACTATTAAGAGATATCGATAACTCAATGATTAGGAAGAAAAAAATCGTTTTGTCTTGGGAAGATATCGCTGGAATGCACCAGCAAGTAATTAACGAAACTCTCTCAGAAAAATTTAGTTTAGTTCGTTAA
- a CDS encoding O-antigen ligase family protein, whose translation MNLQKILGQKIRNYLGTPQNFPEKVVWYYMTGIYVLYLLGAQHILAFLVAWLLFFYLCKKLWEQTEETPEEERITIPLGVWVWIISMLFMEVALIGAHLDFNMDLARVIRSTINFFIRTWALFALFPLVGCLKIRPQLIYRAGCILCLQSLILFPLCQVAIALHLPSELYISPLQKVGGVGAEYYQVFLYGVDGETLKPRLYLFTPWAPALGLVGNIYFFLTSQDPNVKWRWIGRIGAVLMVIGADSRLGTLCLVSLPFVIIFLVNFIRPSVQIGAGIVSLLSGIFGLQIVTWLKDFKAQFDGQRAGSSRVREILGEIALYRWKTDAPIWGHGLIEPKGPPVTTRKPIGSHHTWFGLLFAHGIIGFIAFAVPLIWSFVELFIKGQRSKTAQAGLSVIMVLFLFSFAENLEALIYIYWPALVLLGIALKEKLPSSYKLYEPLKT comes from the coding sequence ATGAATTTACAAAAAATCTTAGGACAAAAAATTCGCAATTACCTGGGCACGCCCCAAAATTTTCCAGAAAAAGTAGTGTGGTATTACATGACGGGGATATACGTGCTGTATTTGCTAGGCGCACAGCATATATTAGCTTTTTTGGTGGCTTGGTTATTGTTTTTTTATTTATGCAAAAAACTGTGGGAGCAAACAGAAGAAACTCCTGAAGAAGAAAGAATTACTATTCCATTAGGAGTATGGGTGTGGATTATTTCCATGTTATTTATGGAAGTAGCTTTAATTGGCGCTCATCTCGATTTTAATATGGATTTAGCGCGTGTTATCAGGTCAACTATCAACTTTTTCATCAGAACTTGGGCGCTGTTTGCTTTATTTCCTTTAGTTGGTTGCTTGAAAATACGGCCACAATTAATTTATAGAGCAGGCTGTATTCTTTGTTTACAAAGTTTAATTTTATTTCCACTTTGCCAAGTAGCAATTGCCCTGCACTTACCTTCAGAATTATATATTTCTCCGCTTCAGAAAGTAGGAGGTGTTGGAGCAGAATATTATCAAGTATTCCTTTACGGTGTTGACGGTGAAACTCTTAAACCGCGCCTTTATTTATTTACACCTTGGGCACCTGCTTTAGGTCTAGTAGGCAACATATATTTTTTTCTTACCTCGCAAGACCCTAACGTGAAATGGCGATGGATCGGCAGGATCGGTGCTGTTTTAATGGTGATCGGAGCAGATTCTCGATTGGGTACTTTATGTCTGGTAAGTCTGCCGTTCGTAATAATATTTTTAGTCAATTTTATTCGCCCTAGCGTCCAAATTGGTGCGGGAATAGTTAGTTTATTATCTGGTATTTTCGGTCTCCAGATAGTTACTTGGCTTAAGGATTTCAAAGCTCAATTCGACGGCCAACGAGCAGGTTCTTCGCGAGTGAGAGAAATTTTGGGTGAAATAGCTTTGTACCGATGGAAAACTGATGCACCGATTTGGGGCCACGGTCTAATCGAACCGAAAGGCCCTCCAGTGACGACTCGCAAGCCGATCGGCTCTCACCATACTTGGTTTGGCCTTTTATTCGCACACGGAATCATTGGCTTTATTGCATTTGCAGTTCCTTTGATTTGGAGTTTTGTAGAGCTTTTTATTAAGGGCCAAAGAAGCAAGACCGCCCAAGCCGGTTTAAGTGTAATTATGGTCTTATTTCTCTTTTCTTTTGCGGAAAACTTGGAAGCTTTGATCTATATCTATTGGCCGGCTTTGGTATTACTAGGTATTGCACTTAAAGAGAAACTTCCCTCTTCATATAAACTTTACGAACCGCTAAAAACTTAG
- a CDS encoding glycosyltransferase — protein sequence MPVVSVIIPAFNAEKTILETIQSLQKQTFLDFEIIVINDGSTDRTVEVLNEIEDGRLKVFSYENGGLPVARNRGIDRATGEYITFLDADDLWTPDKIELQLAALQQNPEAGVAYSWTAFINEKSEFLYAWEPLYYQGNIYPQLLLRNFISSGSNIMVRSKYIQAAGKFDPTLKSAEDWDYYIRLAALCHFVLVPKYQILYRRSSQSMTSKVDVMEKYILTVSERAFQQAPAELQFLKNQSTAYTYRFLSQLCIAHTLDDKGAKLAKKKLQKSIWSYPKILLDRQTQRLFLKLALMQLIPYKTSSKITSFLGRIFPQTTTKTLTLEI from the coding sequence ATGCCAGTTGTATCCGTGATTATTCCTGCCTTCAATGCTGAAAAAACCATCTTAGAAACGATTCAATCTTTACAGAAACAAACTTTTCTAGATTTTGAGATTATTGTTATTAACGATGGTTCCACGGACAGAACTGTAGAAGTACTAAATGAAATTGAAGATGGGCGACTGAAAGTTTTTTCCTATGAAAATGGAGGGCTACCTGTTGCTCGCAATCGGGGGATCGATCGCGCTACCGGAGAATACATCACCTTCCTCGATGCCGACGATTTGTGGACACCAGATAAAATAGAACTACAGTTAGCAGCTTTGCAACAAAATCCAGAAGCAGGAGTAGCCTACAGTTGGACTGCTTTCATCAATGAAAAAAGCGAGTTTTTATACGCCTGGGAGCCTTTATACTACCAAGGAAATATATATCCTCAATTATTATTGAGAAATTTTATTTCTAGTGGTTCAAATATCATGGTTCGCAGCAAATATATCCAAGCAGCAGGCAAGTTCGATCCTACACTTAAATCGGCTGAAGATTGGGATTATTACATTCGGTTAGCGGCTTTATGCCATTTCGTTTTGGTTCCCAAATACCAAATTTTGTACCGTCGATCTTCCCAGTCAATGACATCAAAAGTAGATGTCATGGAAAAATACATTCTCACCGTCAGTGAAAGAGCATTTCAGCAAGCACCAGCAGAGTTACAATTTTTAAAAAATCAAAGCACAGCCTACACTTACCGATTCTTATCTCAACTTTGCATAGCTCATACCCTTGATGATAAAGGAGCTAAACTTGCCAAGAAAAAATTGCAAAAATCTATTTGGTCGTATCCTAAAATTTTACTCGATCGCCAGACACAAAGGCTCTTTTTAAAATTGGCATTAATGCAGCTAATACCATACAAAACTTCTAGCAAAATTACCAGTTTTCTGGGAAGAATATTTCCACAAACTACTACTAAAACATTAACGCTAGAAATTTAA
- a CDS encoding lipopolysaccharide biosynthesis protein: MNLAASLAKPIDRIKQKLNDGFIRNLGWLGAAEIINRVFRLVTTVVLARFLTAYDYGLAALVLTTYEFTQAFARIGIGGKVIQADEESLESICNGAYWLNWVVCLGLFIIQCIAAFPVAWFYNDNQLIMPICLLSTIYLVTPIGRIQTALIQRENRLKITAVSSSIQLAVGNILTAVFAALGMGMWAIILPRILVAPLDALISLAYHSWRPKKGFTTERWREIFTFGISILGTSLLGTLRNNLDYLIVGRFVGVKALGVYYFAFNAGLGISFSIIQSITVALYPHLCAARSDLAKFQQCYLKSLKTIATIIIPFVLLQSSLAPLYVPIIFGRQEWVAAIPILILICLSAIPRPFGIASSYLLLAMGKPNLALKWDIWFTVIFAGGLVLGAQWQPGNLETLGVAIAVLVTHLIFIPVFTLWSTRYVFGANKSLRAV, encoded by the coding sequence ATGAACTTAGCAGCAAGTTTAGCTAAACCAATCGATCGGATCAAGCAAAAGCTAAATGACGGTTTTATCCGCAATTTGGGCTGGTTGGGGGCTGCGGAGATAATTAACCGAGTCTTCCGTTTAGTAACAACTGTCGTATTAGCCCGTTTTTTAACAGCTTATGATTATGGATTAGCAGCTTTGGTTCTAACCACTTATGAATTTACACAAGCATTCGCTAGAATCGGGATTGGCGGTAAGGTAATCCAAGCTGATGAAGAGAGCCTGGAATCTATTTGTAATGGTGCATACTGGCTAAACTGGGTAGTTTGTTTGGGGTTGTTTATTATTCAATGTATTGCGGCTTTTCCCGTAGCTTGGTTTTATAATGACAACCAACTTATTATGCCCATTTGCCTTTTATCAACTATTTATTTAGTTACTCCTATAGGTCGAATTCAAACAGCTTTAATTCAAAGAGAAAACCGCTTAAAAATTACCGCTGTAAGTAGCAGTATTCAACTAGCCGTTGGCAATATTTTAACCGCTGTATTTGCTGCTCTAGGTATGGGAATGTGGGCAATTATTCTACCCAGAATATTAGTAGCTCCTTTAGATGCGTTAATAAGTTTGGCGTATCATAGTTGGCGACCTAAAAAAGGGTTTACCACAGAACGTTGGAGAGAAATTTTTACTTTTGGCATCAGCATATTAGGTACTTCGCTGCTAGGAACTCTCAGGAATAATTTGGATTATTTGATAGTTGGTCGGTTTGTAGGAGTGAAAGCACTGGGAGTATATTATTTTGCTTTCAATGCGGGATTGGGGATTAGTTTTAGTATTATCCAATCTATTACCGTAGCATTGTATCCTCACTTGTGTGCTGCGCGATCGGACTTAGCAAAATTTCAGCAGTGCTATTTGAAAAGCCTCAAAACGATCGCAACAATTATTATTCCCTTTGTGTTATTGCAGTCAAGCTTGGCTCCCTTGTACGTACCGATAATTTTTGGCAGACAAGAGTGGGTGGCTGCCATTCCCATTCTGATTTTGATTTGTTTATCAGCGATACCTCGTCCTTTTGGGATCGCCTCTTCTTATCTATTATTGGCGATGGGCAAACCTAACTTAGCTTTGAAATGGGATATCTGGTTTACGGTTATTTTTGCTGGGGGACTGGTTTTGGGCGCTCAATGGCAACCCGGTAATCTAGAAACGTTAGGAGTTGCGATCGCTGTTTTAGTAACCCACTTGATTTTCATTCCTGTATTTACCTTGTGGAGTACTCGATACGTATTTGGTGCCAATAAATCACTGAGAGCAGTTTAA
- a CDS encoding glycosyltransferase family 2 protein has product MKKVSVIIPVYKVEKYISHTVRSVLEQTYTNFELLIVDDGSPDRSIEICQQFSDARIKLIRQSNRGVSSARNTGIRHATGEYLAFLDGDDLWTPEKLEKHVTHLDNSPNLGISFSRSAFIDEAGNPLNLYQMPKLKEITPDLIFCRNPVGNGSTPVIRREVFKAIAFQDDTNDPEQLCYFDEKLRHFEDVECWLRIALQTDWQLEGIAEPLTLYRVNLTGASTNVYKQVEDLEKVIEKTRSYAPELIARCANPARAYELRFLARRMVSVRNGKEAVKFAHRALATHWQIVLAEPRRTFLTLAAAYSLWLLPQSFYKQIEEIALKITGANQKRRILQEQPR; this is encoded by the coding sequence ATGAAAAAAGTTTCTGTAATTATTCCGGTTTATAAAGTTGAAAAGTATATATCCCATACAGTGCGATCGGTTTTAGAGCAAACCTACACAAATTTTGAATTGCTGATCGTTGATGATGGTTCTCCCGATCGTAGTATAGAAATCTGCCAGCAATTCAGCGACGCCAGAATCAAACTCATTCGTCAATCAAATCGAGGAGTTTCTAGCGCTCGCAATACTGGTATTCGCCATGCAACAGGAGAATATTTAGCATTTCTAGATGGGGACGACTTATGGACGCCGGAAAAACTAGAAAAGCACGTTACTCATTTGGATAACTCCCCCAATTTGGGAATTAGCTTTAGCCGTTCTGCTTTCATTGATGAAGCTGGCAATCCGTTAAATCTTTACCAAATGCCGAAGCTCAAAGAAATTACTCCGGATTTGATATTCTGTCGAAATCCTGTTGGTAATGGTTCAACTCCTGTAATTCGGCGAGAGGTGTTTAAAGCGATCGCATTTCAAGATGATACTAACGATCCAGAACAGCTATGTTACTTTGACGAAAAATTACGCCATTTCGAGGATGTAGAATGCTGGCTGCGAATTGCCCTTCAAACCGACTGGCAACTAGAAGGAATTGCCGAACCTTTAACCTTATACCGGGTAAATTTAACAGGAGCTTCCACTAATGTTTACAAACAAGTAGAAGATTTAGAAAAAGTAATTGAAAAAACTCGCTCCTATGCTCCCGAATTAATCGCGCGTTGTGCAAATCCAGCCAGAGCTTATGAATTGCGGTTTTTAGCTCGGCGGATGGTAAGTGTAAGAAATGGTAAAGAAGCCGTCAAATTTGCTCACCGTGCTTTAGCTACTCACTGGCAGATTGTCTTAGCAGAACCTCGCCGGACATTTTTGACTTTGGCTGCTGCTTATTCTTTATGGCTTTTACCCCAATCTTTTTATAAACAAATTGAAGAAATTGCTTTAAAAATTACAGGTGCTAATCAAAAGCGCCGCATTCTACAAGAACAGCCAAGATAA
- a CDS encoding glycosyltransferase family 2 protein — MMKKVSVIIPTYNVEKYIAAAVNSVLAQTYQNFELLIVDDESPDRSVEICQQFTDPRIKIISQKNRGLAGARNTGIRHASGEYLAFLDGDDLWLPEMLEKNIAHLENSPDVGVSFNRSAFVNERGEDLGTYTMPQLKDIDVPCLLRGSPIGNGSAVVIRREVLEEIRFEDNLYGTVEEFYFDDRFRRSEDIECWLRIALQTDWKIEGIPDVLTQYRVNSGGLSANFFKQLESWEQVFEKTRSYAGERVARWENMAMAYQLRYLARSAVRMQAGDVAFQLINRSLSIYWRILFEEPRRTILTWIAACLLWLLPRALYSQIDVFASKIRGNTQRQQILQEQSS, encoded by the coding sequence ATGATGAAAAAAGTTTCTGTAATTATTCCCACTTATAACGTAGAAAAATATATCGCTGCTGCTGTAAATTCGGTTTTAGCACAAACCTACCAAAATTTTGAACTGCTAATTGTTGACGACGAATCACCCGATCGCAGCGTCGAAATTTGCCAACAATTCACCGACCCCAGAATCAAAATTATCAGTCAGAAAAATCGCGGTTTAGCAGGTGCTAGAAATACTGGTATTCGCCATGCTAGCGGAGAATATTTAGCTTTCTTGGATGGTGACGATCTCTGGTTACCAGAAATGCTAGAAAAAAATATCGCTCACCTAGAAAATTCCCCAGATGTAGGAGTTAGCTTTAATCGCTCTGCTTTTGTTAATGAACGAGGCGAAGATTTAGGTACTTATACAATGCCACAGCTTAAAGATATTGACGTGCCTTGTTTGTTACGCGGCAGTCCGATCGGTAATGGTTCGGCGGTGGTAATTCGCCGAGAAGTTTTAGAAGAAATTCGATTTGAAGATAACCTTTACGGTACTGTAGAAGAATTTTATTTTGATGACCGATTTCGTCGATCGGAAGATATTGAATGTTGGCTAAGAATTGCGCTGCAAACCGACTGGAAAATTGAAGGAATACCGGATGTTTTAACTCAGTATCGCGTCAATTCTGGCGGCCTTTCTGCTAACTTTTTCAAACAATTGGAATCTTGGGAACAGGTGTTTGAAAAGACCCGCTCTTATGCAGGCGAACGAGTTGCTAGATGGGAAAATATGGCTATGGCATATCAGCTGCGCTATTTAGCAAGAAGTGCGGTTCGTATGCAGGCTGGTGATGTGGCTTTCCAACTCATTAATCGATCTTTATCTATTTATTGGCGTATTTTGTTTGAGGAACCGCGTCGGACGATTCTTACCTGGATAGCAGCTTGTCTGTTATGGCTTTTGCCTCGCGCTCTCTATTCTCAAATAGATGTTTTTGCATCTAAGATTAGAGGTAATACTCAAAGGCAGCAAATATTACAAGAGCAGTCTAGTTAA